A window of Microcystis aeruginosa FD4 contains these coding sequences:
- a CDS encoding CPP1-like family protein, translating to MNGQNPYEQLGVTEESSFEEIQEAKQRLVQQYQNDSKIVESIEAAYDSVLMDRLRMRQEGRIKVPDRIRFPERLTIPVESKPVTSSKSPNWWRSLIDTPSAQDIGVPAVIYACLGAITLLVPDPSGSLLPLLLAFGVFVNIYFFNRKEKRFGRALLFTLAGLVLGVALGAGLASLAAKADLNIFGDRQIYALVTFVIFWVISSFFR from the coding sequence ATGAATGGACAGAATCCCTACGAACAACTTGGGGTTACTGAAGAATCGTCTTTTGAAGAAATTCAAGAGGCCAAACAAAGACTGGTGCAACAGTATCAGAATGATAGCAAAATTGTCGAATCGATCGAGGCGGCCTACGATTCCGTCCTCATGGATCGACTGCGGATGCGACAGGAAGGTAGGATTAAAGTACCCGATCGCATTCGTTTTCCTGAACGTCTGACGATTCCGGTGGAAAGTAAACCGGTTACTAGCAGCAAATCTCCTAACTGGTGGCGAAGCTTAATCGATACACCTTCTGCACAGGATATCGGTGTACCAGCAGTGATTTACGCTTGTTTAGGAGCAATAACCCTGTTAGTTCCCGATCCCAGTGGCTCCCTTTTACCGCTGCTCTTAGCTTTTGGCGTTTTCGTTAATATCTATTTTTTCAACCGCAAAGAAAAACGTTTTGGCCGCGCCTTACTATTCACTCTCGCTGGTTTAGTGCTAGGAGTCGCTCTGGGAGCGGGATTAGCCAGTTTAGCGGCCAAGGCTGATTTGAATATTTTCGGCGATCGCCAAATTTATGCGCTCGTCACTTTTGTGATCTTTTGGGTGATTAGTAGTTTTTTCCGTTAA
- the sds gene encoding solanesyl diphosphate synthase — protein MIPTTSLFAPVDDDLRLLTDNLKNLVGARHPILAAAAEHLFEAGGKRVRPAIVLLVSRATMLERDITPRHRRLAEITEMIHTASLVHDDVVDEAELRRSVPTVNSLFDNRVAVLAGDFLFAQSSWYLANLDNLEVVKLLSEVIRDFAEGEIQQGINRFDTSISLEAYLEKSYYKTASLIANSAKAAGVLSEQSAEVNRHLYNYGRDLGLAFQIVDDILDFTSPTEVLGKPSGSDLISGNITAPALFAMEENPYIEVLIEREFSQEGDIEKALDFIHSSQGIPRSKELADQYGQSALKHLDCLASSPSKDVLIELVDYVLSRIY, from the coding sequence ATGATCCCAACAACTTCTTTATTCGCACCCGTTGACGATGATCTCCGTCTTTTGACCGATAACTTAAAAAATCTCGTCGGCGCTCGTCATCCCATTTTAGCGGCGGCAGCAGAACATTTGTTCGAGGCCGGTGGTAAACGCGTTCGACCGGCGATCGTGTTGCTGGTATCTCGCGCTACCATGTTAGAGCGGGATATTACTCCCCGTCATCGTCGATTAGCGGAAATCACGGAGATGATCCACACTGCCAGTCTCGTCCATGATGATGTGGTAGATGAGGCGGAATTGCGGCGCAGTGTTCCCACCGTTAACAGTTTATTTGACAATCGCGTGGCGGTTTTAGCGGGGGATTTCCTTTTCGCTCAATCCTCTTGGTATCTAGCTAATTTAGATAATTTAGAAGTGGTAAAATTGCTCTCGGAAGTGATTCGCGATTTTGCTGAAGGGGAAATTCAACAGGGAATTAATCGCTTTGATACCAGTATCTCCCTGGAAGCTTATCTAGAAAAAAGTTACTACAAAACTGCTTCTTTAATTGCCAACAGTGCCAAAGCAGCTGGGGTATTAAGCGAGCAATCCGCTGAAGTTAATCGTCATTTATATAATTATGGTCGTGATCTAGGATTAGCTTTTCAAATCGTCGATGATATTCTCGATTTTACCTCTCCCACGGAAGTATTAGGAAAACCCTCTGGCTCCGATTTGATCAGTGGTAATATCACTGCTCCCGCTCTCTTTGCCATGGAGGAAAATCCCTATATAGAAGTTTTAATTGAACGGGAATTTAGTCAGGAAGGAGACATCGAAAAAGCTCTTGATTTTATTCACTCTAGCCAAGGTATTCCTCGCTCAAAAGAATTAGCCGATCAGTATGGACAAAGTGCCTTAAAACACCTTGACTGTTTAGCTTCTTCTCCCTCAAAAGATGTGTTAATCGAGCTAGTGGATTACGTTTTGAGCCGAATTTATTAG
- a CDS encoding HAD family hydrolase: MLRLISDFDGPIMDVSERYYQVYQYCLQKTAYKGQIIGELSKAEFWQLKRDQVSEKRIGEMSGLDEDQSRKFAHLRRQTVHTLPYLVHDRPVVGSLETLQKIQELKIDLVVMTMRRVSELDHAFNRHDIGRFFAANRRYCLNNNYTKTNDVRDKTLLMAKAAKELPAAADTWMVGDTEADIAAAKSQNIKVIGVLSGIRSRSRLESYEPDYIVNNLGEAVDVILSSLRAIG, translated from the coding sequence ATGTTGAGACTAATTAGCGACTTTGACGGACCGATAATGGACGTATCGGAGCGATATTACCAGGTTTATCAATACTGTTTACAGAAAACCGCCTATAAAGGTCAAATTATTGGGGAATTATCGAAAGCGGAGTTCTGGCAGTTAAAACGGGATCAGGTTTCTGAGAAGCGTATCGGGGAAATGTCAGGATTAGATGAAGATCAGTCCCGTAAATTTGCCCATCTTCGTCGTCAAACTGTTCATACTTTACCCTATCTTGTCCACGATCGCCCGGTGGTTGGTTCTTTGGAAACTCTCCAGAAAATCCAAGAGTTAAAGATCGATTTAGTCGTGATGACGATGCGGCGGGTATCTGAGCTAGATCATGCCTTTAATCGCCACGATATCGGTCGTTTTTTCGCCGCTAATCGTCGTTATTGTCTAAATAATAATTACACCAAAACCAACGACGTACGCGACAAAACCCTACTTATGGCTAAGGCCGCTAAGGAGCTGCCGGCGGCTGCCGATACTTGGATGGTGGGGGATACGGAAGCGGATATTGCCGCGGCTAAGAGCCAAAATATTAAGGTTATTGGCGTATTATCGGGGATTCGCAGCCGTTCCCGTTTAGAAAGCTACGAGCCTGATTATATCGTCAATAACCTTGGCGAAGCAGTGGACGTGATCTTAAGCTCGCTGCGAGCGATTGGTTAA
- a CDS encoding CIA30 family protein — protein sequence MAESKSWDFQRFWQTLDYFDSIPLWSCLQKRLGFGEDKKNQLTNEPGMKTILVIGGENAIGRKVIPQLQQQNYQIRALVDNIESARQLLAENVDLFALQTPQLFTGIERIIYCQGENNRHSLANLLDLLKNTGINAEKTLFDFSNPSSDIKEIWGAVDDVVMGGVSESQITLTGGRALFSGIVRTENNGGFASVRTRNLNPPLNLSNYEGIELQVEGDGKRYKLILRCEGRWDGIGYCYSFDTLDRILQKISIPFGDLIPVLRAKTMGDAAPFDSSSVYALQLMQSKFEYDGALNPRFSPGLFALEIVTIKAYGGKNRLIIVKEGEIAEKSLLDASGYPYEAIDSAEIFAKLN from the coding sequence ATGGCTGAGTCAAAAAGCTGGGATTTTCAGAGATTTTGGCAAACTCTAGACTATTTTGATAGTATTCCCCTATGGAGTTGTCTGCAAAAGCGGCTCGGTTTCGGGGAAGATAAAAAAAATCAGCTAACAAATGAGCCAGGGATGAAGACTATATTAGTCATTGGTGGGGAAAATGCGATCGGTAGAAAGGTAATCCCGCAACTACAGCAGCAAAACTATCAAATTCGCGCTTTAGTCGATAATATCGAGTCTGCACGTCAATTATTGGCTGAAAATGTCGATTTATTTGCTCTGCAAACCCCGCAATTATTCACAGGGATTGAGAGAATTATCTACTGTCAAGGGGAGAATAACCGCCATAGTTTAGCTAATCTACTCGATTTATTGAAAAATACGGGGATAAACGCCGAAAAAACCCTCTTTGACTTTAGCAATCCCAGCAGTGATATAAAAGAAATCTGGGGTGCGGTGGATGATGTGGTAATGGGAGGAGTGAGTGAGAGTCAGATAACCCTAACCGGAGGACGAGCGCTCTTTTCCGGTATCGTTAGAACCGAAAATAACGGCGGTTTTGCCTCAGTTCGTACCAGAAACCTGAATCCTCCCCTAAATTTATCTAACTACGAGGGAATAGAATTACAGGTAGAAGGGGACGGAAAACGCTATAAATTAATTCTGCGTTGTGAGGGACGTTGGGACGGCATCGGTTACTGTTATTCTTTTGATACACTTGATCGCATCCTGCAAAAGATTTCTATTCCCTTTGGCGATTTAATCCCAGTGCTGCGGGCCAAAACGATGGGAGATGCAGCACCCTTTGATAGCAGTAGCGTCTATGCTTTGCAGTTAATGCAGAGTAAATTCGAGTACGATGGGGCCTTAAATCCCCGTTTCTCCCCGGGGTTATTTGCTTTAGAAATTGTCACAATTAAAGCCTACGGTGGCAAAAACCGCTTAATTATCGTTAAAGAAGGAGAAATCGCCGAAAAAAGCCTTTTAGATGCCAGTGGTTATCCCTACGAAGCGATCGATTCTGCCGAGATTTTCGCTAAACTTAATTAA